A stretch of Paenibacillus mucilaginosus 3016 DNA encodes these proteins:
- the motB gene encoding flagellar motor protein MotB has translation MSKHHKKHHHEEHVDESWLIPYADLLTLLLALFIILFASSQTDSKKYNAIMQSLNAAFTSGTGFFEMSNVVPMTDPNPGAKKNDGADGQQQNPETPQTPAEQKTEEEKQKALEVAFQEEKRQLEELKQKLDDYIQNNNLSTQLETKLTNDMLMITIRDNALFASGSATVKPEAQALAVSMSNMLAQYPGYNIEVAGHTDNVPISRRDFESNWDLSGVRAMNFMKILLRNTALSPEKFRTIGYGEFQPVDTNDTPEGRAKNRRVEVSIIRNLKPAQSAQVQ, from the coding sequence GTGAGTAAGCACCATAAGAAGCATCACCATGAGGAGCATGTGGATGAGTCCTGGCTCATTCCCTATGCCGACCTGCTGACCCTGCTGCTTGCCCTGTTCATCATCTTGTTTGCCTCGAGCCAGACGGACTCCAAGAAGTATAACGCCATCATGCAGTCGCTCAATGCGGCGTTCACCAGCGGTACCGGATTCTTCGAGATGTCCAACGTCGTGCCGATGACCGACCCGAATCCGGGCGCGAAAAAGAATGACGGCGCGGACGGACAGCAGCAGAACCCGGAGACGCCTCAGACGCCTGCCGAGCAGAAGACCGAGGAAGAGAAGCAGAAGGCGCTGGAGGTGGCGTTCCAGGAAGAGAAGCGCCAGCTCGAGGAACTGAAGCAGAAGCTTGATGATTATATCCAGAACAACAACCTGTCGACCCAGCTGGAGACGAAGCTGACGAACGACATGCTCATGATTACGATCCGCGATAATGCGCTCTTCGCATCCGGCTCGGCCACAGTGAAGCCGGAGGCCCAGGCGCTGGCCGTCTCGATGTCGAACATGCTGGCCCAGTATCCCGGCTACAACATCGAAGTGGCGGGCCACACGGACAATGTGCCGATCTCCCGCCGCGATTTTGAGAGCAACTGGGATCTCAGCGGCGTGCGCGCCATGAATTTCATGAAGATTCTGCTCCGCAACACGGCCCTGTCCCCGGAGAAGTTTCGCACGATCGGCTACGGGGAGTTCCAGCCGGTGGATACGAACGATACGCCGGAAGGCCGGGCGAAGAACCGCCGCGTGGAAGTCAGCATCATCCGCAACCTGAAGCCTGCCCAGTCGGCTCAGGTTCAGTAA
- a CDS encoding DUF2512 family protein translates to MLLRFAVKLLMNSAVLIPLLYLLTEGAASPGQLVTAAGLLTVIAFVIGDQWILRESNNGLATIADMGLGGLYFWGVSRYYDWNLSMSDLLILAGMLGVVEFMYHVILQKWDKRKNAFSYDEIE, encoded by the coding sequence ATGCTGCTGCGATTTGCCGTCAAGCTTCTGATGAACAGTGCGGTACTCATACCGCTGTTATACCTGCTGACCGAAGGCGCGGCTTCACCGGGCCAGCTTGTCACCGCCGCGGGCCTGCTGACCGTTATCGCTTTTGTGATCGGCGACCAGTGGATCCTGAGGGAGAGCAATAACGGGCTCGCCACAATTGCCGATATGGGTCTCGGCGGACTGTATTTTTGGGGGGTATCCCGGTACTACGACTGGAATTTGTCCATGAGCGATCTGCTCATTCTGGCCGGGATGCTCGGCGTGGTGGAGTTCATGTATCATGTCATTCTGCAGAAGTGGGACAAGCGGAAGAACGCCTTCTCCTACGACGAGATCGAATAG
- the motA gene encoding flagellar motor stator protein MotA produces the protein MDKSSYLGVALGLIAVLVGMVLKGASIGALLNPAAFMIILVGTAAAVIIAFPMNDLKKFPKLLGILFKEQVLPDKKELMDMFIEWVSITRREGLLALESKVDAIEEPFLRNGMRMIIDGNDQDFVRDVLLEEISAAEERHRTGALIFTQAGTYAPTLGVLGAVIGLVAALGNLSEVDKLGHLISAAFIATMLGIFFGYVIFHPMSNKLKQKAKKEAEVKMMMVEGLLSIQSGISAIAVKQKLTVFISPSQRDAEDGEKGGAGGE, from the coding sequence ATGGACAAGTCGTCTTATCTTGGCGTTGCATTAGGACTTATTGCAGTATTGGTCGGTATGGTTCTGAAAGGAGCCTCCATCGGCGCACTTCTTAACCCGGCAGCCTTCATGATCATCCTGGTGGGTACCGCCGCGGCTGTTATTATCGCGTTTCCCATGAACGATCTGAAGAAATTTCCTAAGCTGCTCGGCATTCTCTTCAAGGAACAAGTGCTTCCGGACAAAAAAGAGCTGATGGACATGTTCATCGAGTGGGTATCGATTACCCGCCGTGAAGGCCTGCTTGCTCTCGAAAGCAAGGTGGATGCCATCGAAGAGCCGTTCCTGAGAAACGGCATGCGGATGATCATTGACGGAAACGATCAGGACTTCGTCCGCGACGTGCTTCTTGAAGAGATCTCGGCGGCGGAAGAGCGTCACCGGACCGGCGCACTGATCTTCACCCAAGCCGGTACCTATGCGCCGACCCTCGGGGTGCTCGGGGCCGTTATCGGTCTCGTTGCGGCACTCGGTAACCTGAGCGAAGTAGACAAGCTCGGACACCTGATCTCTGCAGCTTTTATCGCAACAATGCTCGGGATTTTCTTCGGCTACGTTATCTTCCACCCGATGTCCAACAAGCTGAAGCAGAAGGCGAAGAAGGAAGCGGAAGTGAAAATGATGATGGTGGAGGGTCTGCTCTCCATCCAGTCCGGGATCTCGGCGATTGCCGTAAAGCAGAAGCTGACGGTCTTCATCTCGCCGTCCCAGCGTGACGCCGAGGACGGTGAAAAGGGAGGAGCCGGCGGTGAGTAA
- a CDS encoding DeoR/GlpR family DNA-binding transcription regulator, which yields MSLVGEERKQIIMNLLLGQGKVRTPELVEKLEVSSETVRRYLEELESENKLRRVYGGAVRVDHGREEPAIYKREVLRLHEKKRIGFAAAQCVQDKEVIVLDDGTTTMQMVEFLLVKKGLTVLTSSIPAMTMLVEHKSKGLFDGDVIFIGGRVNATHYRTSGALAQLFMESIHVDKAFLVADGLQADRGVTSYDDERGMLSRTFLKQSGQSIVLADHSKLGTSQLYRIAGLEEIDMIVCDVPPPAEWQGKLDQFDVHWIEAPPLD from the coding sequence ATGTCGCTCGTCGGAGAGGAACGCAAGCAAATCATAATGAATCTGCTGCTCGGTCAGGGCAAGGTGCGCACCCCGGAACTGGTGGAGAAGCTCGAGGTCTCCTCCGAGACGGTGCGGCGCTATCTCGAAGAGCTCGAGAGCGAGAACAAGCTGAGGCGCGTCTACGGGGGGGCCGTCCGGGTGGACCACGGCCGGGAAGAGCCGGCGATCTATAAGCGCGAGGTGCTCCGCCTCCACGAGAAGAAGCGGATCGGCTTCGCGGCGGCCCAGTGCGTGCAGGACAAGGAAGTCATCGTACTTGATGACGGGACGACGACGATGCAGATGGTGGAGTTTCTCCTCGTGAAAAAGGGGCTCACCGTGCTGACCTCGTCCATTCCGGCCATGACGATGCTTGTCGAGCATAAGAGCAAGGGCCTGTTCGACGGCGATGTGATCTTCATCGGCGGACGGGTCAATGCGACGCACTACCGGACGTCCGGCGCGCTGGCCCAGCTCTTCATGGAGTCGATCCATGTGGACAAGGCCTTTCTCGTGGCTGACGGGCTGCAGGCCGACCGGGGCGTCACCAGCTACGACGACGAGCGGGGCATGCTCTCCCGCACGTTCCTGAAGCAGTCGGGCCAGAGCATCGTGCTGGCCGATCATTCGAAGCTGGGCACAAGCCAGCTGTACCGGATCGCGGGGCTGGAGGAGATCGATATGATTGTCTGCGATGTGCCTCCGCCGGCGGAATGGCAGGGGAAGCTGGATCAGTTCGATGTGCACTGGATCGAGGCGCCGCCGCTGGATTGA
- a CDS encoding saccharopine dehydrogenase family protein: MNILCLGGAGRICREAVLDLVEHSSFSRITVADYNEEEGRKVAASMNDPRVDFVRVNVHDHEATVDLMRGFDIVMDGTTITLNGLTTACIAEAGCHGINLNGFGEEDPFHERFVRSGRVCVPGFGMTPGVTQMMAMHAAAGMERVDEVRVSHGSFRPIAFSRSITETTTYEYDPQLPGRVVYEDGEFIQVPPFARPREIELPAPYGPTVQYIIPHAETRTLAKALAPKGVRMIEVRGTWPQMNMRLVRALYEYGFLRNDKIRVNGAEVGILDCIGEYLYHAPEGRETELYGYALHVEVTGMEQGRAVCRTLTHTHPASDGSVPGWEGLRAYTRSVGIPMAVAAELIAQGRLLEPARSGILTPEEAFDPGTVFGALEKRDIRVHERVEAVPGTGMAG, translated from the coding sequence ATGAATATCTTATGCCTTGGAGGCGCGGGACGGATCTGCCGCGAAGCGGTGCTGGATCTCGTAGAGCACTCCTCGTTCTCACGGATTACGGTTGCCGATTACAATGAAGAGGAAGGCCGGAAGGTGGCCGCCTCCATGAACGATCCGCGGGTCGACTTTGTTCGCGTGAATGTGCACGATCATGAGGCGACCGTGGACCTGATGCGCGGCTTCGATATCGTGATGGACGGGACGACGATCACACTGAACGGGCTGACGACGGCCTGCATCGCCGAAGCCGGCTGCCACGGCATCAACCTGAACGGCTTCGGCGAAGAAGATCCCTTCCATGAACGGTTCGTCCGCAGCGGACGAGTCTGCGTGCCGGGCTTCGGCATGACGCCGGGCGTTACACAGATGATGGCCATGCATGCGGCCGCCGGTATGGAGCGGGTCGACGAGGTTCGCGTCTCGCACGGCTCGTTCCGTCCGATCGCCTTCTCCCGCTCAATTACGGAGACGACAACGTATGAATATGATCCACAGCTGCCCGGCCGCGTCGTATATGAGGACGGCGAGTTCATCCAGGTGCCCCCGTTCGCCCGGCCGCGGGAGATCGAGCTGCCGGCCCCTTACGGGCCGACCGTGCAGTACATCATCCCGCATGCGGAGACGAGGACGCTGGCCAAGGCTCTGGCACCGAAGGGCGTCCGCATGATCGAGGTGCGCGGCACCTGGCCGCAGATGAACATGCGGCTAGTGAGGGCCCTGTACGAGTACGGCTTCCTGCGCAATGACAAGATCCGGGTGAACGGGGCGGAGGTTGGCATTCTTGACTGCATCGGGGAATATTTGTACCATGCCCCAGAAGGCCGGGAAACCGAATTGTACGGCTATGCCCTTCATGTCGAGGTCACCGGGATGGAACAGGGTAGAGCCGTATGCCGCACGCTGACGCACACGCATCCCGCCTCCGACGGCTCCGTACCGGGCTGGGAGGGCCTGCGTGCCTATACGCGCAGTGTGGGCATCCCTATGGCGGTGGCTGCGGAGCTGATCGCCCAAGGCCGTCTACTGGAGCCGGCCCGCAGCGGAATCCTGACGCCGGAGGAGGCGTTCGATCCGGGGACCGTCTTCGGCGCGCTGGAGAAGAGGGACATCCGCGTGCATGAACGCGTAGAAGCGGTGCCGGGAACCGGAATGGCCGGCTGA